The DNA region AACCGGATGTACCGCTTTGCGAGCCGCGTGCTCCGCGAGTCCGGGGGTGGGAGTACGTCGTCCTCGTCGTCGTTGCAGCGGTGCTGGTTGCGTTCCGCCTGCACGCCTGGCTGCTCCCCCTCGAAGCTGACGAATGCAATTACGCTTACATCGGCGCCCGCCTGCTGGAGGGCAAACAGTTATACGTCGATGTCTGGGACCACCAGCCGTGGGGCGTGTTCGCCCTGGTGGCGGGCACCATCGCTTTGTTCGGCGATCATCCCGAGGTCTTTCGATCGCTATCCCTGATTTTTTCCCTGGCGACAATGGTTCTGGTTTTCGGCGTGACGCGCCGCGTAGCTTCGTCGTGGGCGGCGGTGATTGCGGCGCTGGTGTTCGCCATCGTCTCTTCTGACCCGGGGACGGCCGGCGAGGGCTGCAACCGCGAAATCTACATGAACGCCCTGATTCTCGCGGCATGGTATCTGGCGCTGCGGTGGGGCTCGAAGAACGCGGGTGGTGCCGCGCTGTTGCTTGCCGCAGGGGTGTCGCTCGGATTGGCGTCCACGATCAAGACCGTCGTCGCGGCGCAATGGCTGGCATTGGCGTTCTGGGTCGGCGGTGTGGCCGCGTTTCGCGGGCGCGGAACCCGAGAACAACGCGACGGCGCGAACGTCACGAACGTCGTCTCATCCATCCTGCTCTTCGGTCTAGGTCCCCTGGCCATCTGGATCCTCACCGGAGCGTACTTTGGTCTTACCGGCCGGTGGGAGGAATTCATCGACGCCGTTTTCCTATTCAACCTCAGTTACAGCGACGACAGCGGCGGACTCCTCTCGCGATTCGCGACGTTCTTCCACCCCCCTCATCCATTCACTTTTCAAAGCGCTTTACCCGTGTGGGCCGCGCTGGTGGCGGCAGTCATCTGGATCGGGATCGCGGTCGCCTCCGGCCGGAGGCGCGGTTACGGCGCGTTGTTGTTGCTGGCAGTTTCGTCTTTTGTGGCGGTGTGCATGCCCGGCAAGTTCTGGCCCCATTACTATTATCTGATGATTCCGGTGGGGGCGATCGCGGCCGGTCTGATCTCCGATCGTGGGGTCGTTGCGCTTCAGAGCGCCCTGCGCAAGCTCGCGGGACCCTGGCATCGGATCGCGATGGCGCTCTACGTGGTGATTCCCGCCTGGGCGCTGACCACCCAATACAACCATTATCTAAGCCAGTCGCTCTACGGCATCACCTTCAAGCGGTACAACTCGCGGGATTTCTGGAGCCGGGCCCAGGGGGAAAACGCGGCCCGGGCAACACTGCCCGATGACAAGATCTTCGTTTTCAGCAACGACGCGTGCATCTACTACTATTCCGACCGCCGCTGTGCCTCGCGCTACACGATGGCCACAGGACTGGACATCAACCGCGAGGGTGCCCCCGGCCGCTGGCGAATCCTCCTCGATGAACTCCGGGCCGATCCACCTCGCCTGATCCTCCTGCTGTTCGATTTCGCCCCGGGACCGGGCTGGCCCGAGTTCCTGAAAGAGCATTACGGCGAGCCCGTTGGCTACGATCTGGGCGACTGCACTGGCGAAGTGATCATGCTCGTATTGCCCCCCAGGGGGCTGCCCACGGAGCCTATCGCCGACATCGACTGGAACTGGGACCGCCGCAGCATCGGCGGCTGGTGCGTCAAGCTTCCTCCAATTCCGCGGCAGTGATTCTGCCGGCAATCTTGACCGCGACGCCTTGATCGCCTGTAATCGCCTCTGAACCGCTTGGCATGGAGGCGTACGCTCCGGTCCCGCAAACCATGGTCTTTGGAGACGCCTGCGGCGAACGGGCAGGAGGCCCGTGACATGTCCCGACGCCCCAATACGCGCAGCACTGGCCGGCGAAAGCGCCGCGTTCGTCCGAATCGACCGCGTCGAGCTCCCGGCTCGCCACGCGCGGGGAGCCCCGCACCGTCCGAAAGGCTGGCGCCCGGCACTGGCACCATTGCCCCGCGGCGCTTTGAGCCGGATCCGCCCCGAGTTTCCGAAGATTTCCGTGCGGTCACGGCCGCGCGCTCAGGTCAGCGCATCGCTTCGCTGCACGATTATCTTGCGATGGGGATCGCCTTGCTCGTCGGCGCCGCGACGGCCTGCCTGGTTCTGGCCGCCGGCGGTCTGTTGCCCGCGCTGGTGGCACCTCGACCGTTTGCACCGCGCCTGGTTGCGGTAGGTATTCTGGTTGCGCTGGCCCTGGGCATGCGCATCCCGGGGCGGACGATCCTGTGGGGATTTCGGCGCATCTGGAGGGCCCAGGCGCCGGATCGCGCGTCCAGGGGCGTGACCCGACTCATGCTTCGCGTCAACGCGCCCGATGCCCGTTTGTTGTGGACGTCGCTTTCCGTCGTTCTGCTTCTTGCTGGTTTGGGCATGCTGCTCGTTCGTTCGCAACTCCGGCTGGCGCTGCCGGTCTACACGTCGTTGCATACGCACTTCGTCTGGTCGTCATTGCCGCTGTACATGCTTCACATCGTGCTGGCGATCGTCATGCTGCTGCCGCAGGGCCTGTTGGTTGGAACGCTCATTTCACTCGTGCATCGCTTGTTGGATCAGCGCCGCGGTGCAACATTGTGGCTGTTCCTGGTCGGGGCGCTTGTGGGCGTTCTTTCCATGTCCCTGGTCTCGGCCGATACAGGTATCTTCCCGTTGGCCGCGGCGGCGGTTCTGCTTCTTGGAGCCATCGTATCCGCGGGCGTGGCATCAGGACCTGCCCTTGAAGCCAACGACAAACAGTCCACGTTTGCCCGGATCGCGCTGCCCGCCTACAGCGAGGGACGGCGCCGGTGGCTGACCGTCGGAATCGTCGGACCCCCGTGCGCCGCGGTGTGGATGATCGCCACAATGACGCGCTGGCCGGTGCCCGGCGAGATCCTGATTCTCTCGGTGGGCGCCGCGCTGCTTGCGGTTCTGACCTGCCAATTCGTCTTGCTTGGGCGAGATGACGCGATCGGTAACGCGCCGGTGCGTTGCGGGTGGGGATGCGGAGTGGGCGCGGCCCTGGCGATTCTCGCGGCGCTCATATCGGGTCGGGCGGCTCACGCCTCGGGCACGATGTCCGGCGCCCTCGTTGCACTGATTGCCGCAGGCCTCTCCGCGGCAGGCATCGACCTCCTGCAAATGCGCCGCTCTTTCCTTTCGGGCGCGGCCCACTCCGATGCCGTCGATCGCCGAATGCTCGTCCGGGGTTTCCTTCTGACCGCGCTGGTGATTGGCGTGCTGGAGCCGCTCTGGGCTCGCGTGGCGAATACGCGCCTGGAACTCATGCTCCCTCCCGTGATGTTGATGTCGATCGCGGGCGTGATCGCAGCATTGGTGCGCTCCGAGTCCGCCTGGCCGGCGCGGATCGCAGCGCTGCGAGCCCGCGCCAGGCTCCTGCACTGGCGCCGGGCTTGAGAGAGCACCGCCGGACCGGGCCGGTTAATGGAACTGGGGGCATCGCACGACGCATTATTCCTTTCTGGAGAAGAAGAAATGGAAACCGGACGGAATGCCTTCTCGCTGCGCGGGTGGCCGCGGATGTTACTCGTCGGATTCGTCCTGGCCACGCTAATCCGGGTCTGGCTGGGACCGATAATCTCGGCTCCCACGGCCGTGGCACAGATTCCCGATGCCGGGGCCCAACGCATGCAGCTCCTCGAGGAGACCCGGAAGACGAACCAGCTCCTTACCGAGATTCGACAAATCCTCCTGACGCACACGTTCAACGTGCGTGCTGCGGGTGCCGATAACACCGGTACCGATAACTAGCGGCATGCGCCATGCTTACGACGGCGCCGCTGCCGCAGGTCCCGGCGCGAGCCGATCCTCGTGGCAGCCGAAGCGTGCCACGGCGATCCTCGTCGCCAGCGAGTCGGGATTCGTCTTGAGGCGCCGCTGAGCAAGCATGGCGAACATGCACGTGCACCGATTACCGTTCCTTCCGCCGCGCAGGCAGCTTTCGACCTGCGCGCTGGCCGTCGTCCTGGCTGCGACGTCCGCCCCGGCCCAGACGGATCGCCCGGACAACCCGCTTGGATTGAGCGGCGATTTGCTCCAGGCAATCCTTCAGCCGGGCGTTTCCGCCGCGGCTGACCGGCATGCGTCGAACGACGACAGTCCCATTCCGGGATCGGTTCCCGAGGTCTCGATCAACGATCGCGGCAATGTTCAACTCCACGTCGCCGGCGTCCCGCTCTCCACCGTCCTTCAACTGCTCTCCGTGCAAAGCCGTCGAAACATCATCGCCTCACCCAACGTCAAGGGGACGGTTACGGCCAATCTCTTCGATGTAACCTTTGACGAGGCCCTGGAGGCCGTGCTCAGCCCGAACGGCGCTACCTACGCCACGCGCGGGAACTTCGTCTATGTCTACACGAAGTCCGAATTCGAGGCGATGAACGCCGCCAGGACAGAACCGCCCGTGACCCGCGTCTTCCGGTTAAGCTACCTATCCGCGTCCGACGCCAAGGCATACCTGGACCCCCTCCTGGAAAAAACCGGCTCGGTCGTCAATTCGCCGCCCTCCTCCGCGGGCGTGGCCGGTGGCGGCGGCAGCTCCACCGAGGGCAACGCCTGGGCGGAAGCGGACCTTGTGGTCGTGACCGCGCCGCCCTCCGTGATGGAGCAGGTCGAATCGCTGATCCACCAGCTCGATGTTCGCCCGCGGCAAGTGCTCGTGGAGGCGACGATCCTGCGCGCCAACCTCAGTGACGAGAACGCCTTGGGCATCGACTTTACCATGCTCGGCGGCGTCGACCTCGAGCTGCTCGGCGCGACGTCTCGCGGGATTCAGAACCTGACCCTTGGGCAACTGCCCACGGCCCGATTCGAGAAATTCAACAGCAACGTCAGCACCGATTTCGCCGGCGACGTTCCCTCCGGCGGCATCTCCGTGGGCATCCTGAAGGATCAGGTGGCCGTGTTCGTAAGGGCCCTCGAGCAGTACACCGACACCACCGTTCTGGCCAATCCCAAGGTGCTGGCCTTGAACAAGCAGAAGGCCCAGGTCATCGTCGGACGGCGTGACGGCTACCTCACCACCACGGTCACGCAAACCCAAGCCATCCAGACGGTCGAGTTCCTTGAGACCGGTACGCAGTTGGTGTTTCGGCCTTTTATCGGCGACGACGGCTGGATCCGCGTCGAGCTCCACCCCGAAGACAGTGTCGGGTTTGTCAACGCGCAGGGGCTGCCCACCGAACAGACCACCGAAGTAACCACGAACGTTCTCGTTCGCGACAAGGAGACCATCCTCATCGGCGGGCTCTTCCGCGAGGTGACCACCGATGCCCGCAATCAGGTGCCGCTCCTGGGCAGTATTCCCATCCTGGGCCAGCTCTTTCGCTCCAACAACGATTCTTCCGCGCGGGAAGAGGTCATCATCCTGCTGACCATCAACGTTATTCACGACCAGGATGCGTACGCCGAGGCCTCACGCCGCCAGGGAGAGGACATCGAGCGCATGCGCATCGGCCAGCGCCGCGGGCTCATGTGGCACGGGCGCGATCGCATGGCACACGCCTGGTATAACCTCGCCGTGGAGGCCTTCGACGCAGGCAAGAAGGATCGTGCCCTCTGGTATGCGAATCTCTCCCTCTCCAATAGCAATCGATACCTGCCCGCCATTGAATTGCGCGAACGCATCCTTTGTGAACGCGACTGGGACGCCGAGGGAACCGCCACGCGCAGCTTCCTCTACCAACTGATTCGCGACGAGCGCGGGGAACCCCCGGCGATGTTCGGCCGACCCCCGGTCACCGCCGGTACCCCCAGGGAGGAAAGCCATGACGGCGATGTCGGGCCGTAGCATCGGCCATGCACTCGTGCTTCTTTCGCTGATTGGATGCTTCGGCGTACTCCACGGCTGCGCGGCCTTCAACAAGAATGCCGCAAAGGCCGAGGAGCGCTGGGACCGCGTCCGCGGGCGCATCCAGTTGCAGCTTGCCGAAAAGCAGTTTGACGGCGGCCGCTTCGCCGATGCGGAGCGCACCGCGACGGAGTCGCTCGCCCTCGATCCGTCCCACGTGGCCACGTACGTCCTGCTCGCCAGGGCACAACTGGAGCTCGGCCGGCTCGTCTCGGCGGAGCGGACCGTCTCCATCGCGGAGAACGCCGGGCTCGCGTCGCCGGCGCTCAGCTACACGCGCGGCGTCATCCTGGAACAACGTGGTGACATCAAGGAGGCACTACCGCACTATGAGTCCGCGGCACAGATGGAGCCGCATAACGAGGAGTACCTCATTGCCTGGGCGGAATGCCTCGTGGCCGTCGGGCAGGAGCGCGAGGCTCTGGACGCTCTCGACAGCGCGATCGACAAGCTGGACGATCGCACGGCCGTGGGATCGCTCGCCGCGCAGATCGCCCTGTTGCTCGGTGATCGTGACGGGGCCCTGGATCGATACCGCCGGGCGGGGATCTCCGTGAAGGACGACGCCCTGCTGGCCGAGAACTTCGGGTTGCTGCTCGCTCGCGCCGGGCGCTGTGCGGAGGCCATTCCCTATCTGACGCAAGCGCTCGATGCCGGGCCGAAAGAGTCTCTCCAATCGTCGGCGCGGCGCGGGCTGGCTGCCTGCTACCTGGAGCTGAAGGATCCGGCACGGGCCAAGGAGGTTCTCGAGGATCAGGTTCGCGGGGAGCCCTCCGACACCGCCGCGCAGCTCCTTCTGGCCAAGGCGGCCCTGGCCACAAATGACATGGTGACGGCACTCGAAGCCGTGACCACCGCCGAGCGCTACGACGGCCATCGCCCCGAGGTCCGCTTCGTCCGTGCCGTGGTGCGCTGGAAGCGCGGCGAGAACGACTCGGCCGCACGCCTGCTGAAGGACCTCGCCGTGGAAAGGCCCGAGGACGTGGACGTCCGCTGCCTGCTCGGCGAAGTGCTCATCAAGCTCGGCGACACCGATGCCGCGCGACGGCAGTTCGAGCAGGCACTGGAACTTGATCCCCGGTGCGTCTGGGCGGCCGACGCCCTGCATTCGCTCGGATAGCCTCATCCAGGCGGCGTCAGTTTCGGTGCCGCGGGCCTCTGCGCTTCGGGCAGCGGCTCCTCCTCGGGCGGGGACAGCCGCTTCACCAGAACATCCTTCAGGGACTTCATCGCAGCGCTGTCGGGCTTCCGCTCCAGGGCAACATCGATGAATTGCAGTGCCGCTTCCGGCGCGAGCCCCCGATCCATGCTGCGCATGAGGTTATCCGCCGCGACCTCATCTTCGCCCTCATGAAACGCCAGGTCCGCCGCAAGGTAATACGTGACCGGATCGTCCGGTGACAGTTCGAGCGATCGCGCGATCCACTGTTTCATGCGCG from Phycisphaerae bacterium includes:
- a CDS encoding glycosyltransferase family 39 protein; this encodes MDPSDASSALPPTAAQPAPQEPDVPLCEPRAPRVRGWEYVVLVVVAAVLVAFRLHAWLLPLEADECNYAYIGARLLEGKQLYVDVWDHQPWGVFALVAGTIALFGDHPEVFRSLSLIFSLATMVLVFGVTRRVASSWAAVIAALVFAIVSSDPGTAGEGCNREIYMNALILAAWYLALRWGSKNAGGAALLLAAGVSLGLASTIKTVVAAQWLALAFWVGGVAAFRGRGTREQRDGANVTNVVSSILLFGLGPLAIWILTGAYFGLTGRWEEFIDAVFLFNLSYSDDSGGLLSRFATFFHPPHPFTFQSALPVWAALVAAVIWIGIAVASGRRRGYGALLLLAVSSFVAVCMPGKFWPHYYYLMIPVGAIAAGLISDRGVVALQSALRKLAGPWHRIAMALYVVIPAWALTTQYNHYLSQSLYGITFKRYNSRDFWSRAQGENAARATLPDDKIFVFSNDACIYYYSDRRCASRYTMATGLDINREGAPGRWRILLDELRADPPRLILLLFDFAPGPGWPEFLKEHYGEPVGYDLGDCTGEVIMLVLPPRGLPTEPIADIDWNWDRRSIGGWCVKLPPIPRQ
- a CDS encoding tetratricopeptide repeat protein, which translates into the protein MTAMSGRSIGHALVLLSLIGCFGVLHGCAAFNKNAAKAEERWDRVRGRIQLQLAEKQFDGGRFADAERTATESLALDPSHVATYVLLARAQLELGRLVSAERTVSIAENAGLASPALSYTRGVILEQRGDIKEALPHYESAAQMEPHNEEYLIAWAECLVAVGQEREALDALDSAIDKLDDRTAVGSLAAQIALLLGDRDGALDRYRRAGISVKDDALLAENFGLLLARAGRCAEAIPYLTQALDAGPKESLQSSARRGLAACYLELKDPARAKEVLEDQVRGEPSDTAAQLLLAKAALATNDMVTALEAVTTAERYDGHRPEVRFVRAVVRWKRGENDSAARLLKDLAVERPEDVDVRCLLGEVLIKLGDTDAARRQFEQALELDPRCVWAADALHSLG